The sequence GCGTCCATCCTCCCCGAAGCACGGCGGCGCGGCGAGGGGCGGTCGCGGCATGCGGGATGACGAGGCGGTGACGGGCTGGGCGCTGGCCGCCCGTACCGGGGACGAGCGGGCCGTCGAGCAGTTCGTGCGGGCCACGCAGCTCGATGTCCGGCGCTATGTGACGCATCTCAGCGGTGACCCGCAGGCGACCGACGATCTGATGCAGGACACCTATGTCCGGGCGCTGCGCAGTCTGCCGCGGTTCGAGGGCCGGTCGTCGGCGCGGACCTGGCTGCTGACCATTGCCCGGCGGGTCGTGGCGGACCGCATCCGGTCCGTGGCGGTGCGGCCCCGGCTGGCCGCGACGGACGACTGGCAGACGGCCGCGGAGCGGGTGCAGCCACGGGGTGTGCCGGGATTCGACGAGGGCGTCGCGCTGGCCGAGCTGCTGGGGGCGCTGGCGCCGCAGCGACGGGAGGCGTTTGTGCTCACACAGTTGCTGGGGCTGCCGTACGCGGCGGCGGCCGGCGTGATGGGCTGTCCCGTGGGAACCGTGCGGTCCCGGGTGGCGCGCGCCCGGGAGACGCTGGTCGGGTTGCTGACGGATGCGGAGCGCCCGGAAGCGGAGTGTCCGGACGGGGAGCGCCGGCAAGGGGAGCGCCCGGGAGGGGAGCGCCCGGACCGGACGCACACGGACCGGAAGCGCACGAACGGCAAGCGCACGGACGGTAAGCGCACGGAGAGGGCCGACGGGCCGCGGGTCTACGCGGACGCCGTGGCCTGACGGCCGCGCACCGGGCGCAGAACACCCGGCAGGGCGACGGGGCTCATGGACGGGCGAAGGGCCGGTCCATGAGCCCCGTGGCATGGAGCCCATGGTGTGGGGCCCGTGGCATGAAGCCCGCAGCATGGAGCCCGTGGCGCGGGCCCCGGGGCGTAGGGCCCGTGGCGTGGGTCCCGCGGTTCCGTTCAGCTGCCGGGGCGCACCGCCCGGGCCCGTACGGTCTGTGGTGGGCTGTGGCGGAAGTGCAGCGTGAAGGTGAGCCGGTCGCCGGGCGCGAGCCGTGGCGGCGGGCTGACCATGACGTCCAGCGTGGTTGGCGTCATGGTCAGCGCGCCGCCCGCCGGGACGGTGGCGCTGCGAACCATCTCCATGCTCCGGGCGTTGTGCCCGATGTCGATGGTGCGGCTGAGCATCGCGCGATGGCCGGCGGGGCTGGTGACGCCGGTCAGGACGTCATCGGCACCGCCAGTGTTGCGGACGGTGAAGAACGCGGCGGTGGCCTCGGCCCCCGAGGGGATCAGCACCCGGCCCCCGGTGATCCTCAGCTCCGCGGGTCTGCCCGCGTTGCCGGCGGTGGTCCACGCGGTGAGCGCGCCGAGGGTCACCAGACAGGTCAGCAGCGGCACGGCGGCGGACGAGACGGACCGGAGTGACGGGAGCGACAGGCGGGACTGGAGGGATGGGCGGGACGGCCGTTTCATGAGGTCTCCCCACGGGGTTGGGGCCGCCTGCCGTGGGGGCGGCGGGCCGGCCTGCCGGGCCCGCCCGGCCGCCAGGCGCGCAGCCGGAGGCTGTTGCCCACGACGAGCAGTGAACTGGCGGACATGGCGGCGGCGGCCGGCATCGGGCTGAGCAGACCGACGGCGGCGAGCGGCACGGTGACGAGGTTGTAGCCGAAGGCCCAGACGAGATTGCTGCGGATGGTGCCCAGGGTGCGCCGGGCCAGGCGTACCGCGTCGGGAATGGCTTGCAGGTCCTCGCGTACGAGGGTGACATCGGCGGCGCCGATCGCGGCATCGGTCCCGCTGCCCATCGCGATCCCGAGGTCGGCGAGGGCAAGGGCCGCCGCGTCATTGACGCCGTCGCCGACAACGGCGACCCGGCCGCCCTGCTCCTTGAGGGTGGTGACGAGGGCTGCCTTGTCCTCGGGGCGGGCTCCGGCGTGGATTTCGGTGATGGCGAGATGGCCGGCCACGGCTCGGGCGGTGGCGGCGCGGTCGCCGGTGGCCAGGACCGGCCGCAGCCCCAGGCGGCGCAGATGCTCGACGGCGCGGTAGCTGTCGGGGCGGAGGGCGTCGCCGACCGCGATGACGGCCTCCGGGGTGCCGTCGACGGTGACCAGGACGGCGGTGTGGCCGGCCGCCTCCGCGGTGTGCACCGCTTCCGGCAGCGGAACGGGCAGGCCTGTTAGGTCGCCGGGCCGGGTGACCTCCACCCGGTGCCGGTCGGCCGTGCCGTGGACGCCGTAGCCAGGGGTGGCACCGAAGTCCTTTACCGGCGGCAGAAGTTTCCCCGAAGGCAGAAGTTGCCCGGACGACGGAAGTTCCCCGGACGACGGAAGTTCCCCGGACGATTCTCCCGACGACCGGGTCTGTCCCGACGGCAACAGTTGCTCCGACGGCATTTGTTGCCCAGCCGACAACGATTGTCCTGGCAGCCGGGCGCCGGCGGCGGCACCGATCGCGCGGGCCAGCGGATGTTCGGAGCCCTGCTCGACGATGGCGGCCAGCCGTAGCGCCTCCAGGGCGTCCAGGCCGCCGGTGCGCGCGGTGAGTGCGGTGACGCTCATCCGGCCCGTGGTGAGGGTGCCGGTCTTGTCGAGGACGACGGTGTCGATGCGGCGCAGTCGCTCCAGCGCCTCCGGGCCGCGGACCAGGATCCCGAGCTGGGCACCGCGGCCGGTGGCGGCCAGCAGCGCGGTCGGGGTGGCCAGCCCCAGCGCACAGGGGCAGGCGACGACGAGGACGGCCACCGCCGCGGTGATCGCGGACTGCGGGTCGGCTCCGGCGCCGAGCCAGAAGCCCAGGACGGTGACCGAGACGGACAGGACGGCGGGGACGAAAACGGCCGCCACCGCGTCGGCGAGCCGCTGGACCTTGGTCTTGCCGGTCTGGGCGTCCTCGACGAGGCGGGTGATCCGGGCGAGTTGGGTATCGGCGCCCACCGCGTCGGCCCGTACCTCCAGCAGACCTCCGGAGTTGACCGCGCCGCCGACGACCGCCGCACCCGGACCGACCTCGACGGGGCGGCTCTCCCCGCTGATCAGGGACAGGTCCAGGGCGGAGTTGCCGTCGACGACGGTGCCGTCGGTGGCGACCCGTTCCCCGGGCCGCACCAGGAAATGGTCACCGGCCCGCAGGCGGTCCACGGGGATGCGCCTCCCCCACTCCCGGCCCTGCCCCGGAGGAAGCTCACCGTCGTCGGTCATGCGTACCTCGACGTCCTTGGCGGCGAGTTCGGCCAGCGCGCGCAGCGCGGCTCCGGTGCCGCGCCGGGCCCTGGCCTCCATCCGCCGGCCGGCCAGCACGAACAGCGGTACGCCGACGGCGGCTTCCAGGTAGAGGTGCGCGGCCCCGTCGCCGGACTCGGGCAGGAGGCTGAACGGCATCGTCATACCGGGCGCACCGGCCCCGCCGAGGAACAGCGCATACGCGGACCAGCTGAAGGAGGCGGCGACGCCGAGCGAGACCAGGGTGTCCATGGTGGCGGCGCCGTGCCGCAGACCGCGCAGCGCACGGGCGTGGAAGGGGGCGGCGCCCCACACGGCGACGGGCGCGGCGAGCACGAAGCACAGCCACTGCCAGTTACGGAACTGCCAGCCGGGCACCATCGACAGCACCAGGACGGGGAGCGAGAGCACCGCGGTCAGCAGCAGCCGGTGCCGCTCGGCGCGGCCGCCGTCGTCCCCGCCGTCCGGGTGGACGTCGGACGGCGGCGGGCCGTCCGGGCGGGCGTCGGACGACGTCGGGTCGTCCTTGCCCGGTGCCGGGGCGGGCTCGTGGAGCCGGGCGGTGAACCCGGCCGCCTCGACGGTGGTGACGAGGTCGGTGACGGACACCGCCGCCGGGTGGCTGACCGTTGCCCGGCCGGTGGCGAGGTTCACCGAGGCGGCGACGCCGTCGAGCCGGCCGAGCTTCTTCTCGACCCGGCCCACACAGGCGGCGCAGGTCATCCCGCCGATGGTGAGGGTGGTGGTGTGGGGCGGGGCGGATGCCGCGTCGGCGGGCGACGGCGGGCCGGGCCGGGGCTGCGGCGTCATCGCGGTGCTCCCCCCGGCACGGGACGAGGGGCCGCGCCGCCCATGCCGTGCATCCCACCCATGTCACCGTCATCGGCGGGCGTGCCGCCTCCCGTACGGGTCCCGCCGGCCGGACGCAGATCCGGGGCCACCGGACCGGCGACGGCACCGACCGCGTACGACAAGGTGCCGAGCAGCGCCAGCAGCAGGAGGAAACCGAGGACCGGCCGGGCGGGCAGCAACCGTGCCACGGCCTGGCGAAGAGGGGGCCGACTGCGGTCGGCCGAAGAGCGGGGCATCGCGTCATGGTGGCAGGTGGAAGCGGTGCCGAACGGCGGATCGGGGGCTCGTCGGAGGGTGAGGTTCATCCCGTTCCCGCAGCGGAACTCACCTGCGTTCGGACCCGACTAACTGGGTTTGGGTGGTGCGCTCTTCGGCCCCGTCCCGGCCGCCGGGCCGGCCCTCGGTCTCCGTCCCCCGCTCGCCGCCCGGCCGAAATCCGCGGCCCCCGGCGGGAACTCGGCACGCCCTGTGCACGACCTCTCCAACGCCGCGCCGTCCGGGCGTGGTTCGTCATCATCCGACGCCCGTTGAGGAGAACGCCCATGCCCACACCGCCCGATCCCGTTGCTGCAGCCGACGCCACCGCTCCCATCGATCCCGTTGCTGCAGTCGACGCCACCGCTCCCATCGATCCCGTGGAGCTGTACGGGCCGGAGTACACCCGTGACCCCTATCCCCTGTACGCCGAGCTGCGGGCACGCGGCCCCGTCCACCGGGTGCGCTTCCCCAGCGGCGTGTGCGCCTGGCTCGTCACCGGCTACGAAGCCGCCCACCAGGCGCTGACCGACGTCCGGCTCGGCAAGCACCATTCACGCGGCAACGCGGCCTGGCGGGCCCGCGCCTCGATCATGCCCGAGCCCCAGCACTCCCGGCTCCAGGTGCATCTGCTCCACCAGGACCCGCCGCGGCACACCGCGCTGCGCCGGCTGATCACCGACGCCTTTGCGCCACAGCGCGTCGAAGGGCTTCGCCCGCGGTTCCAGGAGATGGCCGATGCCCTGCTCGACGGCCTCCCGGAGGCCGGTGAGGTCGATCTGGTCGAGGTGTTCGCCGGGCGCTTCCCGTTCCGGGTGCTTGCCGAAGTCATCGGATTGCCGCGGGAGTTCGAGGAGCGGTTCGACCGGGACTGGGGCAAGGTGGTCCAGCCCGTCGGCCCGTCGGATCCGGGCCGTCCGGCGTACGAGGCACGGCTGCGCGCGCTGCAGCAGTACATCGCCGATCTCGTCGTCCACAAGCGCGCCGAGCAGGGCGAGGATCTGCTCTCCCGGCTGGTGGCCGCCCGCGACGACGGCCGGCTCGGACAGGAGGAGCTGGATTCGATGATTTTCCAGCTGCTGGTCGCCGGGCAGGAACCGGTGACGAACCAGATCACCACCGCCCTGGTGACGCTGCTGCGCCACCCCGCCCACCTGGCGGAGCTGGCCGGACGCCCGGAGCTGCTGCCTCGCGCCGTCGAAGAACTCCTCCGTTACGAGAGCGCCTTCGAGCTGACCACCTGGCGGTTCTTCGCGGAGGACGCCGATCTGCACGGGACCCGGATTCCGGCGGGCGACTCCGTCATCGTGTCGCTGTGTGCGGCGAACCGCGATGCGCGCCAGTTTCCCGACGCGGACGCCCTGCACTTCGACCGCACCCCCAACCCGCATCTCGCCTTCGGCCACGGCATCCACTTCTGCCCCGGCGCCACACTCGCCCGCATCGAACTCCAGATCGCCCTGGGCACCCTGCTGAGACGGCTGCCGGATCTGCGGCTCGCCATCCCGGACGGCGAGCTGGGCTGGATACCGGCAGTACTGGCGCGCGGGGTCGACCGGCTGCCGGTGACTTACGGCGCGCCGGCCGCCTGCCCGGTCACGGGCGAGCCCGTTGCCCCGCGACCGGTCGCCGACGGGGCAGGGGCCACCTGTCCGGTCACACACCGACCGGATGCCACCTCCCCGGTCACGAACCGACCGGATGCCGCGTGCTGACCAGCCCGACCCGACCGCGCCCCGGTGTGCCCGCCGGCCACCCGACTGGCCACCCGGCCGACTGCACAGCCGTGCTCGCCGAACTGCTGCCCTACCGCCGCACCCTGGACTCCGGCCACAGGGAAACGGACATGACCATGACCGTAGACGTAGACGTAGACGTAGACGTAGACGTGGACATGGACGTGGACATGGACATGGGCACCCCCGAGGCCTACCCCGCCCAACTGCGGCAGCTCGCCGCGCCGGTGGCTGCGGGCGCGCCCCTCGTCTTCACCCTTCCGGGCTTCCCGTGCAAGTCGCCCCATCCGGCGAAGGTGCTCGGTCACCTCCCCGACGAGGGCGAACGGCTGGCGCTGCGCTTCCTGGACGCCCTGTGTGGCCGGATCGAGGCCGTTCACCCGCCCGGGGCGCGGGTGGTCATCTGCTCGGACGGGCATGTCTTCAGCGATCTCATCCACGTGGCGGACCGGGACATCGATGCCTACGCCGACGCCCTGCGCGCGCTGATCCACGACGAGGGCCTGACCCGGCTGGACGTCTTCGACCTGCGCCAGGTCTACGGGCAGCGGCTGTCGCACGACGCCAAACGGGCCCTGGTACACGACCGCTACGCACCGGCTCTGGAGGACCTGCGGTCCCTGACGCGCAGCGACGAACCGACGCGCCGCCTGTACCAAGGCATCACCCGGTTCCTCGCCGAGGATTCCGTCTCGTTCACGGGTACCCGTTCGGCGTGGCAGCGCGACTGCCGCCGCCGCGCCTACGGGGTGATGCAGCGCAGCCGCGCCTGGGGCGAGCTGATCGGCGAACACCACCCGGGTGCCTTCCGGCTCTCCATTCATCCGCAGCCGCGTGGCTCGGCCAAGTTCGGGATACGGCTGCTCGATGCGCCCGATGTGTGGCTGACGCCCTGGCACTCCTGTGTGCTCGAACACCGCGACGGACGGCGGGAGTTGATGCACCGGGCGGATGCCGAGCGGATCGGCCGGCTGGTGTTCCGCCAGGGCCGGCCGAGCCACTTCGTGGCCGGGTGAGGGACGGTGGGAACCAGGGCGGGCGGCCGGTCACCCGTCCCCGGCCGGCGCCGCCTCCCGGTGGTCGAAGGCGATCAACGGGTCACCGGTGAGCGGATGGTCGGTCACCACGGCGCGCACCCCGAAGACCTCGGCCAGCAGCTGGGGCGTCAGCACCGTACGGGGCGTGCCGGACGCCACCACCCGTCCGGCATGCAGCACATGCAGCCGGTCGCACAGCGACGCCGCGGCGTTCAGATCGTGCAGGGAGATCAGCGTCGTACGGCGCTGCGCCCGTAGCAGTGCGAGCAGTTCCACCTGGTGCCGTACATCGAGGTGGTTGGTGGGTTCGTCCAGGACCAGGACGTCCGGGTCCTGGGCGAAGGCCCGTGCCAGCAGGGCCCGTTGACGTTCGCCTCCGGACAGGGCGGCGAACCGGCGGGCGCCCTGCCCGGCCAGGCCGACGGCGGCCAGGGCGCGGGCCACGCTCTCCCGGTCGGTGCGGTCGTCGCCCGCGAAGGCCCGCTTGTAGGGCGTACGGCCCATCGTCACCACCTCGCGCACGGTCAGCTCGAAGTCGCTGCCGCGCTCCTGCGGCAGCGCGGCGACCCGGCGTGCGGTCTGCCCCGGTGTGAGCGTGCGGAGATCGGCCCCGGCCAGCAGCACCCGTCCGGCGGTGGGCCGCAGGTGCCGGTAGACGGTCCGCAGCACGGTGGACTTGCCGCTGCCGTTGGGGCCGACCAGCCCGGCGATCTCGCCGTCCGCCGCCATCAGATGCACTCCGGCCACGACGTTCCGGCCTGCGTAGCCGACGTGCAGATCCTCGATCTCGACGTTCACCGGTCCGCCTCCATCCGCCGGTCCAGGATGAACAGCAGGGCGGGCGCCCCGATCATCGCGGTGACGACCCCCACCGGCAGTTCCTGGGAGTCCATCGCCGTACGGCACACGAGATCCACCACGACCAGCAGCAGCGCCCCGGTCAGCGCGGACAGCGGCAGCAGCCTGCGGTGGTCGCCGCCGATCACCAGCCGGCACAGATGCGGCACCATCAGGCCCACGAAGCCGATGGCTCCGGAGACCGCGACCAGTACGCCGGTCAGCAGGCCGGACACCACGAAGAGCTCCCGGCGCAGCCGGATGACGTCCACGCCCACCCCGGCAGCGGTCTCATCGCCCATGATGAGCGCGTTCATGGCGCGGGCCCGCGCCTGGAGGGCCAACAGCCCGGCGGTGACCGCGAGGACGGGCAGCCACAGGACACTCCAGGTGGCCCCGCCCAGGCTGCCCATCAGCCAGAACAGCACACTGCGGGTCTGC is a genomic window of Streptomyces sp. Edi2 containing:
- a CDS encoding cytochrome P450, which translates into the protein MPTPPDPVAAADATAPIDPVAAVDATAPIDPVELYGPEYTRDPYPLYAELRARGPVHRVRFPSGVCAWLVTGYEAAHQALTDVRLGKHHSRGNAAWRARASIMPEPQHSRLQVHLLHQDPPRHTALRRLITDAFAPQRVEGLRPRFQEMADALLDGLPEAGEVDLVEVFAGRFPFRVLAEVIGLPREFEERFDRDWGKVVQPVGPSDPGRPAYEARLRALQQYIADLVVHKRAEQGEDLLSRLVAARDDGRLGQEELDSMIFQLLVAGQEPVTNQITTALVTLLRHPAHLAELAGRPELLPRAVEELLRYESAFELTTWRFFAEDADLHGTRIPAGDSVIVSLCAANRDARQFPDADALHFDRTPNPHLAFGHGIHFCPGATLARIELQIALGTLLRRLPDLRLAIPDGELGWIPAVLARGVDRLPVTYGAPAACPVTGEPVAPRPVADGAGATCPVTHRPDATSPVTNRPDAAC
- a CDS encoding copper chaperone PCu(A)C → MKRPSRPSLQSRLSLPSLRSVSSAAVPLLTCLVTLGALTAWTTAGNAGRPAELRITGGRVLIPSGAEATAAFFTVRNTGGADDVLTGVTSPAGHRAMLSRTIDIGHNARSMEMVRSATVPAGGALTMTPTTLDVMVSPPPRLAPGDRLTFTLHFRHSPPQTVRARAVRPGS
- a CDS encoding cation-translocating P-type ATPase: MTPQPRPGPPSPADAASAPPHTTTLTIGGMTCAACVGRVEKKLGRLDGVAASVNLATGRATVSHPAAVSVTDLVTTVEAAGFTARLHEPAPAPGKDDPTSSDARPDGPPPSDVHPDGGDDGGRAERHRLLLTAVLSLPVLVLSMVPGWQFRNWQWLCFVLAAPVAVWGAAPFHARALRGLRHGAATMDTLVSLGVAASFSWSAYALFLGGAGAPGMTMPFSLLPESGDGAAHLYLEAAVGVPLFVLAGRRMEARARRGTGAALRALAELAAKDVEVRMTDDGELPPGQGREWGRRIPVDRLRAGDHFLVRPGERVATDGTVVDGNSALDLSLISGESRPVEVGPGAAVVGGAVNSGGLLEVRADAVGADTQLARITRLVEDAQTGKTKVQRLADAVAAVFVPAVLSVSVTVLGFWLGAGADPQSAITAAVAVLVVACPCALGLATPTALLAATGRGAQLGILVRGPEALERLRRIDTVVLDKTGTLTTGRMSVTALTARTGGLDALEALRLAAIVEQGSEHPLARAIGAAAGARLPGQSLSAGQQMPSEQLLPSGQTRSSGESSGELPSSGELPSSGQLLPSGKLLPPVKDFGATPGYGVHGTADRHRVEVTRPGDLTGLPVPLPEAVHTAEAAGHTAVLVTVDGTPEAVIAVGDALRPDSYRAVEHLRRLGLRPVLATGDRAATARAVAGHLAITEIHAGARPEDKAALVTTLKEQGGRVAVVGDGVNDAAALALADLGIAMGSGTDAAIGAADVTLVREDLQAIPDAVRLARRTLGTIRSNLVWAFGYNLVTVPLAAVGLLSPMPAAAAMSASSLLVVGNSLRLRAWRPGGPGRPARRPHGRRPQPRGETS
- a CDS encoding isocyanide synthase family protein; this translates as MLTSPTRPRPGVPAGHPTGHPADCTAVLAELLPYRRTLDSGHRETDMTMTVDVDVDVDVDVDMDVDMDMGTPEAYPAQLRQLAAPVAAGAPLVFTLPGFPCKSPHPAKVLGHLPDEGERLALRFLDALCGRIEAVHPPGARVVICSDGHVFSDLIHVADRDIDAYADALRALIHDEGLTRLDVFDLRQVYGQRLSHDAKRALVHDRYAPALEDLRSLTRSDEPTRRLYQGITRFLAEDSVSFTGTRSAWQRDCRRRAYGVMQRSRAWGELIGEHHPGAFRLSIHPQPRGSAKFGIRLLDAPDVWLTPWHSCVLEHRDGRRELMHRADAERIGRLVFRQGRPSHFVAG
- a CDS encoding sigma-70 family RNA polymerase sigma factor — translated: MRDDEAVTGWALAARTGDERAVEQFVRATQLDVRRYVTHLSGDPQATDDLMQDTYVRALRSLPRFEGRSSARTWLLTIARRVVADRIRSVAVRPRLAATDDWQTAAERVQPRGVPGFDEGVALAELLGALAPQRREAFVLTQLLGLPYAAAAGVMGCPVGTVRSRVARARETLVGLLTDAERPEAECPDGERRQGERPGGERPDRTHTDRKRTNGKRTDGKRTERADGPRVYADAVA
- a CDS encoding ABC transporter ATP-binding protein: MNVEIEDLHVGYAGRNVVAGVHLMAADGEIAGLVGPNGSGKSTVLRTVYRHLRPTAGRVLLAGADLRTLTPGQTARRVAALPQERGSDFELTVREVVTMGRTPYKRAFAGDDRTDRESVARALAAVGLAGQGARRFAALSGGERQRALLARAFAQDPDVLVLDEPTNHLDVRHQVELLALLRAQRRTTLISLHDLNAAASLCDRLHVLHAGRVVASGTPRTVLTPQLLAEVFGVRAVVTDHPLTGDPLIAFDHREAAPAGDG